Proteins from a single region of Procambarus clarkii isolate CNS0578487 chromosome 32, FALCON_Pclarkii_2.0, whole genome shotgun sequence:
- the LOC138370391 gene encoding saposin-like protein 11: MANTSPTVLMPSSSPTVLMANTSPTALMPSSSPTVLMANTSPTALMPSASPTALMPSTSPTVLMPSASPTVLITNTSPTVLMPSASPTVLMANTSPTALMPSSSPTVLMANTSPTALMTSSSPHPLHSYLPPHPRPL, encoded by the coding sequence AtggccaacacctcacccaccgtcctcatgcccagctcctcacccaccgtcctcatgGCCAACACTTCACCCACGGCCCTTATGCCCAGCTcctcacccaccgtcctcatgGCCAATACCTCACCCACGGCCCttatgcccagcgcctcacccacggcccttatgcccagcacctcacccaccgtcctcatgcccagcgcctcacccaccgtcctcattaccaacacctcacccactgtcctcatgcccagcgcctcacccaccgtcctcatgGCCAATACCTCACCCACGGCCCTTATGCCCAGCTcctcacccaccgtcctcatgGCCAATACCTCACCCACGGCCCTTATGACCAGCTCCTCACCTCACCCACTGCACTCGTACTTACCACCTCACCCACGGCCCTTATGA